GATGAAACGCGATCATTCTTAACAGACATCAGATACCGGTTGCGTAAGGCTAATCGAGGACCTGTAGGGTTTTTCTTCCGCTGTTTACGAAGGGAATCGCCCCACCCGCGCACATGGCTACCCACAGCAAGAGGTTCATAAATAGCCTGCCAACCACACAATTGGGCTCGCCATGCCAGGTCTGCATCTTCATAATAGGCAAAGAAATCTTCATCGAAGTATTCGTTGTTAACTGCCAGCTCCTCAAACATTTCTCTTCGATAAAGAGCTAAGGCACCGCAAGCACCGAAGATCTTCCTGCTCTGGTCATATTGCCCGTGATCAAGCTCACCCTGCCCACGATCATAAGGACAGCGGGACCGGTTGATAAATAGCCCGGTAGAATCAAGCACCTGGTTATTTTCCGAACGAAGGAGCTTGGGGGCTATGATCCCAACTTTAGGCGCTTCAAGCATAACCTTGACTAAATGACCCAAGCAATCAGGTCGCAGGATAACATCGGGGTTCACTGATAAGATGAATGGCGCATCAGTAGTCCGGATTCCCTCATTAAGTGCAAAAGCAAACCCCAGGTTTTTATCGCAACACTTCAGTAGAATCCCCGGGTAATTTTTTGTTATCCATTCTTGAGTCCCATCTTCAGATGCATTATCGATCACAACAACCGAAATTGGTCGGTAAACTTGCCCAAGTATAGAATCCAGGCATGTCCTCAAGAAGGGGAGTGAATTCCAACTGACGACGACGATAGATACGGAGATTTCATTCATACTTAGTCGTTGAGATAAATGCAAGCATCCCTGTTAATGTCCAAAACAAAGCATTGACTTGCTTGGCTTCCATATTTTGATACACCCAACCTTCGATAAAAATAATTATAAGGCTGGTAAGGATGCCAATCAGGATGGCTTTGTTTCTTGAGCTTAGAGGACGGGGAAACGTCTGAATACCAATTTTTACAATAGCAAACCAGACAAAACCCCATAAAATAATCCCGGGAAGCCCCATCTCAGTTAATACTTTAAGTACTTGACTCTCCGTGACGAAGGCAGAGGTTGGATTCGAGCGCAATGCAGCAAACCCAGTCGAGCCCAGACCGGTACCTAGGATAGGTGATTTTCTCCAGGAATCAAAAGCAAGATTCCAGGCAGCTAACCGATCTAAGTTGGTTTCATCACGCGCCCAATCAGATATTGAGCGAAAGTATTTGAGGATGATATTTTCATTTGAATCTATTTTGGTGCTAAAGTACCCTTGAGGCAAGCTGACGACAGACACATCTGCCCAACCTGACCAGTCGTAATCACAGTTCTGTGCTGGACCACAACCAGTTATCAAACTAATATTGACTTTTTTCCCAGACCACGGAGATAGATCCAACAAGTAATTTCTCCATCGCCGGTCGCTTGGATTGATTTTTGGATTGATGTAGCGGTCTAGCAAGAATTGGCCATTATTTGGCGTATCGACAGGAGTAACGTACACCTGAAAATCGACTCCATCACCTTTCTCTGGTGACCATACTTGAGGGTCAAGTGCGATTGCCAGTTTCAATGCCCCCGAATCAGGAACTGTGATTGGGTAAATCACCTCTGATTTACCACTATTATTTGCAGGTTCGTTTATGACAGTGCGCTGATCATTCTGGTTTTGGAGGGGATCGAAAATCGTCCAGGTTTGAAGCTCCGAATTTCCATAAGTGGGTTTTACTCGTAGAATGTTTTGAT
This is a stretch of genomic DNA from Anaerolineales bacterium. It encodes these proteins:
- a CDS encoding glycosyltransferase family 2 protein, whose product is MNEISVSIVVVSWNSLPFLRTCLDSILGQVYRPISVVVIDNASEDGTQEWITKNYPGILLKCCDKNLGFAFALNEGIRTTDAPFILSVNPDVILRPDCLGHLVKVMLEAPKVGIIAPKLLRSENNQVLDSTGLFINRSRCPYDRGQGELDHGQYDQSRKIFGACGALALYRREMFEELAVNNEYFDEDFFAYYEDADLAWRAQLCGWQAIYEPLAVGSHVRGWGDSLRKQRKKNPTGPRLALRNRYLMSVKNDRVSSFIIDFPIIFASEVPRLLYAAIYMPPVLLGIFDFFKLFQRMVQKRRYLWGKEMVKKSNFRPWIMEL